One segment of Corynebacterium atrinae DNA contains the following:
- a CDS encoding ABC transporter substrate-binding protein: MKKRLAAIAAFALVLTACSSPSDPLATESSDDVITIGTANFPESEIIGQVWAQALEDAGFQVEVTSAIGSREVYLRALEEGSVDLVPEYAGNLAQFYGADLPTGATPADVDTALSEVLPEGLSTGNLAEGESKDSYRVTRSLADDRGLTTLADLSKLDQVRIAANPELAERPYGPRGLTSVYNVDASTITMVPISDGGGPLTIAALTSGSADVADIYTTSPLLDSAGNEIDLVTLDDPEGLVLPQNVLPLMRSGALPDGAVDAINGASALLTTDALVAMNLRNIGKEKAEAPVIAREFLEENS; the protein is encoded by the coding sequence ATGAAGAAACGTTTAGCCGCTATCGCCGCCTTCGCTCTGGTACTGACCGCCTGCTCCTCCCCATCCGACCCGCTGGCCACCGAATCCAGCGATGATGTCATCACCATCGGCACCGCCAACTTCCCCGAGTCCGAAATCATCGGCCAAGTCTGGGCGCAAGCCCTCGAAGATGCCGGCTTCCAGGTTGAAGTCACCTCTGCCATCGGCTCCCGCGAGGTTTACCTCCGCGCGCTTGAAGAGGGCAGCGTCGACCTCGTCCCCGAATACGCTGGCAACCTGGCACAATTCTACGGCGCTGACTTGCCAACCGGCGCCACCCCCGCAGACGTCGACACGGCCTTGTCCGAGGTCCTGCCCGAGGGATTGTCAACTGGAAACCTCGCCGAAGGGGAATCCAAAGACTCCTACCGCGTCACTCGCTCGCTTGCCGACGACCGCGGCCTCACCACCCTCGCCGACCTCAGCAAACTCGACCAGGTCCGCATCGCCGCCAACCCCGAACTCGCCGAACGACCCTACGGCCCCCGCGGCCTCACCTCCGTCTACAACGTCGACGCCTCCACCATCACCATGGTCCCCATCTCCGACGGCGGCGGACCCCTCACCATCGCTGCTTTGACCAGCGGATCAGCTGACGTCGCCGACATCTACACCACCTCGCCGCTCCTCGACTCCGCCGGTAACGAGATCGACCTCGTCACCCTCGACGACCCCGAGGGTCTCGTCCTCCCCCAGAACGTCCTCCCCCTCATGCGCTCAGGTGCCCTCCCCGACGGTGCCGTCGACGCCATCAACGGAGCTTCCGCCCTCCTGACCACCGACGCCCTCGTCGCCATGAACCTCCGCAACATCGGCAAAGAAAAAGCCGAAGCCCCGGTCATTGCCCGCGAATTCCTGGAGGAGAACTCCTAA
- a CDS encoding alpha/beta hydrolase, which produces MLSAPTLRHNARLLTSDAGQLWEQAAWVSRGWSQFHDAGFRGEGADAAIARLGRLSEGLNSPPGQMVRVASVLSTTAGLQEHLDQMRERVLGAIGTLSEHDPSIQRTLTSLRMLGEALDWACARQIGILCADGAGTLDPGERLADLPDLPIDAVHELRLLTAPPHLSELAEANPDLRLLEASDGRLVAAIGDIDTSESVTTVVAGVSSSDPAGWATQVTRARAVAGATGGAAVLWLGYPAPSNAAEALNPAAARMAGPQLRGFQEELARRHPGQRRIVVGYSYGSVVVGNAARSEAGLHADDVVLVGSPGAGVSDASQLRLLGDAPRVHAMTNPGDIVGWAAGVQGPDPTSPGFGAEVWPGTPSGDHSSYWEDPHFLDKLRGLSSRS; this is translated from the coding sequence ATGCTCAGCGCCCCTACCCTCCGCCACAACGCCCGCCTCCTCACCTCCGACGCCGGGCAGCTGTGGGAACAAGCTGCCTGGGTCTCTCGCGGCTGGTCGCAGTTCCACGATGCCGGCTTTCGCGGCGAGGGCGCCGACGCCGCCATAGCGCGCCTCGGGCGACTAAGCGAAGGCCTGAACTCACCTCCCGGTCAGATGGTCCGCGTCGCCTCTGTCTTAAGCACCACCGCCGGACTCCAGGAACACCTCGACCAAATGCGCGAACGCGTATTGGGAGCCATCGGAACGCTCAGCGAACACGACCCCAGTATTCAACGCACCCTGACCTCCCTCCGCATGCTCGGCGAGGCCCTCGACTGGGCGTGCGCCCGCCAAATCGGCATCTTGTGTGCGGACGGGGCTGGCACCCTTGATCCAGGGGAGCGCCTCGCCGACCTACCCGACCTGCCCATCGACGCCGTTCATGAGCTGCGCCTACTCACTGCCCCTCCCCACCTAAGCGAACTCGCTGAGGCCAACCCGGACCTGCGACTTCTAGAAGCTTCCGACGGCCGATTAGTCGCCGCCATCGGCGACATCGACACCTCCGAGTCAGTGACCACCGTCGTCGCCGGCGTCAGCTCATCCGACCCGGCCGGGTGGGCAACTCAAGTTACTCGCGCCCGCGCCGTGGCGGGAGCCACCGGTGGCGCGGCCGTGTTGTGGTTGGGCTACCCGGCACCCAGCAACGCCGCCGAGGCGCTCAATCCGGCCGCCGCGCGAATGGCCGGACCCCAGCTCCGCGGCTTCCAGGAAGAACTGGCCCGACGACATCCCGGGCAGCGGCGCATCGTCGTCGGTTACAGCTACGGGTCGGTGGTGGTGGGCAACGCGGCCAGATCCGAGGCGGGCCTGCATGCCGATGATGTCGTGCTGGTGGGAAGCCCCGGCGCAGGGGTGTCCGATGCGTCCCAACTGCGACTCCTGGGAGATGCTCCGCGGGTGCACGCCATGACCAACCCCGGTGACATCGTCGGCTGGGCAGCTGGCGTCCAGGGCCCGGACCCGACCTCTCCAGGCTTCGGGGCAGAGGTCTGGCCAGGCACCCCCAGCGGTGATCACTCCTCCTACTGGGAGGACCCGCATTTCCTCGACAAACTAAGAGGCCTCAGCTCTCGGAGCTAG
- a CDS encoding ABC transporter permease, translated as MNWQWIATNTTRIGELTLDHLALSWPAILASFLLALPIGWLAHRFRPAREVVVVAAGLLYVVPSLALFVVMPLLLGTSILSPLNVIVAMTLYGLALQIRSTADAFDTVPGDVRQAAIAMGYPTWRRILGVELPLAGPGLLAGIRVVAASTISLVSVGALIGVSSLGTLFTEGFQRSFPTQIIVGLLGTVLLAVLIDAALLLIGRLTMPWRRS; from the coding sequence ATGAACTGGCAATGGATAGCCACCAACACCACCAGGATCGGCGAACTCACCCTGGACCACCTGGCCCTATCGTGGCCGGCGATCCTCGCGTCCTTCCTGCTCGCGCTACCGATCGGCTGGCTGGCGCACCGTTTCCGCCCCGCCCGCGAAGTCGTCGTCGTGGCCGCCGGCCTGCTCTACGTCGTGCCCTCGCTGGCCTTGTTCGTGGTCATGCCGCTGTTGTTGGGAACCTCGATCCTCTCCCCGCTCAACGTCATCGTCGCCATGACCCTCTACGGCCTCGCCCTGCAAATCCGCTCCACCGCCGACGCCTTCGATACCGTCCCCGGAGACGTCCGCCAAGCCGCCATTGCGATGGGCTACCCCACTTGGCGTCGCATCCTCGGCGTTGAACTGCCGCTCGCCGGACCCGGCCTGCTGGCCGGGATCCGGGTTGTCGCGGCGTCGACAATCTCTTTGGTCTCCGTCGGTGCGCTCATCGGCGTGTCCTCCCTGGGCACGCTGTTCACCGAAGGTTTCCAGCGATCGTTCCCCACGCAGATCATCGTCGGCCTGCTGGGCACGGTGTTGCTGGCAGTGCTTATCGACGCCGCCCTCCTCCTCATCGGCCGCCTCACCATGCCGTGGAGGCGTTCATGA
- a CDS encoding carbon-nitrogen hydrolase family protein, whose protein sequence is MKIGVVQFESGADILDNLARAQQEIREVAEQGAQLIVFPEATSQAFDTGRLDTQAQELDGEFATGIQETARELGVTVVAGMFRPADTVERDGKQINRVTNTALITGPDIHTGYDKIHTFDAFNYRESDTVKPGTDLSLIDVGGVTVGIAICYDIRFPAQFQELARRGAQVILVPNSWMDGPGKLEQWRILTAGRALDSTAWIVAAGQARPGGEDAAGEASGPTGIGHSCVVGPTGRREAEAGYGPETFVVDLDLEQVSQARRSLPIL, encoded by the coding sequence ATGAAAATTGGAGTGGTGCAATTCGAGTCCGGAGCGGATATCCTCGACAATTTGGCCCGTGCCCAACAAGAGATCCGCGAGGTCGCCGAGCAGGGAGCCCAACTCATCGTGTTTCCCGAGGCCACGAGCCAGGCCTTTGATACCGGACGGCTGGACACCCAAGCCCAGGAACTCGATGGCGAGTTTGCCACCGGCATCCAAGAAACCGCCCGTGAACTGGGAGTAACGGTCGTCGCGGGGATGTTCCGCCCCGCCGACACCGTCGAGCGGGATGGAAAGCAGATCAATCGCGTCACCAACACCGCGCTGATCACGGGGCCGGACATTCACACCGGCTACGACAAGATCCACACCTTTGATGCCTTCAACTATCGCGAGTCCGACACCGTCAAGCCCGGCACGGACTTGTCGCTTATCGACGTCGGCGGGGTCACCGTCGGCATCGCCATCTGCTACGACATCCGCTTCCCCGCGCAGTTCCAAGAACTAGCGCGCCGAGGCGCGCAGGTCATCCTCGTTCCCAACAGCTGGATGGATGGGCCCGGCAAGCTGGAGCAATGGCGCATCCTCACCGCCGGGCGTGCGCTCGATTCCACGGCGTGGATCGTGGCGGCCGGGCAAGCGCGCCCGGGAGGGGAGGACGCAGCTGGCGAAGCCAGCGGGCCGACCGGCATTGGGCATTCGTGCGTGGTGGGGCCAACGGGGCGTCGAGAAGCGGAGGCCGGGTACGGACCGGAAACCTTTGTTGTTGATCTCGATTTAGAGCAGGTCAGCCAAGCTCGGCGCTCACTACCCATCCTCTAG
- a CDS encoding helix-turn-helix domain-containing protein has translation MRDLTIWLDSLDPEAGAALRVISYFEELLAQEVGVHAIARAAAKLTGCGVGISYADQQTQIRVTADGIPTMGTSFDPEWLSTSLDVVVGTIWIERDGPPQPLDPLVLERAAGAVNHILSRKRVSANARKDADAWCELAIDAGVALEDRRHAVKQLGLNPQRLRPIVLTGGQVKIVEESTTQSFISRQGRKRVAIGYTAPVEELPESALAAQLAFRLTADGTELDPGPRVVFAESAGGFLVLAQTLGPESPRHPDVNALEVAGREVPWMIQTLDTFSIATSVRAAADLLRVHHSTLQERLLRAERLLGWNIRDTEGRMRLHLALVMRRLHRQ, from the coding sequence ATGCGCGATCTGACAATCTGGCTGGATAGCCTTGACCCGGAGGCAGGCGCGGCCTTGCGGGTCATTTCTTACTTCGAGGAACTTCTCGCTCAAGAAGTAGGCGTGCATGCCATTGCGCGGGCGGCCGCAAAGCTCACGGGATGCGGCGTCGGGATTTCCTACGCCGATCAACAGACCCAAATCAGAGTTACCGCCGATGGAATTCCCACGATGGGGACTTCTTTTGATCCAGAGTGGCTCAGTACTTCCCTCGATGTAGTAGTCGGCACTATTTGGATTGAGCGAGACGGTCCGCCTCAGCCATTGGATCCTTTGGTGTTGGAGCGAGCTGCGGGTGCGGTCAACCACATTTTGTCACGTAAGAGGGTATCGGCGAACGCCCGAAAAGATGCGGATGCCTGGTGCGAATTGGCTATCGATGCTGGGGTTGCGTTGGAGGATCGTCGTCACGCTGTCAAACAATTGGGTTTAAATCCCCAACGTCTGCGACCTATTGTCCTCACGGGAGGACAGGTGAAGATCGTCGAGGAGTCCACAACTCAGTCCTTCATCTCGCGGCAAGGTAGAAAACGGGTGGCAATCGGGTACACGGCTCCAGTCGAGGAGCTTCCTGAGTCTGCCTTGGCGGCGCAATTGGCATTCCGTCTCACGGCCGATGGGACGGAATTGGATCCGGGACCGCGGGTCGTTTTCGCCGAGAGTGCGGGCGGTTTCTTGGTTCTTGCGCAGACTCTTGGTCCGGAATCCCCGCGACACCCGGACGTCAATGCCCTGGAAGTTGCCGGCCGTGAAGTTCCGTGGATGATCCAGACGTTGGATACGTTTTCAATCGCAACAAGCGTTCGTGCTGCTGCCGACCTTTTGCGAGTCCATCATTCAACGTTGCAGGAGCGTCTCCTCCGAGCGGAGCGATTGCTTGGGTGGAACATTCGTGACACCGAAGGCAGGATGCGTTTGCACCTGGCGCTCGTCATGCGTCGACTTCACCGCCAGTAG
- the exaC gene encoding acetaldehyde dehydrogenase ExaC → MTVYANPGTEGSIVNFRDRYDNFIGGQWVPPVDGEYLDNITPVTGEVFCQVARGKAADIELALDAAHKAAPGWGKTSPAERALVLHRIADRIEEHLEEIAVAETWENGKAVRETLAADIPLAVDHFRYFAGATRAQEGRLSQIDENTVAYHFHEPLGVVGQIIPWNFPILMATWKIAPALAAGNAIVLKPAEQTPASLLYVIDIIADLLPDGVLNIVNGLGEEAGVALTASDRISKIAFTGSTAVGKIINKSVAERIIPVTLELGGKSPSIFFPDIMEKDDAFLNKCVEGFAMFALNQGEVCTCPSRALVHESIADQFLELGVERVKKIKIGNPLDTETMMGAQASQEQMDKITEYLDIGPAEGAQTLTGGHVNKLDGLENGYYIEPTVFKGDNTMRIFREEIFGPVLSVATFKDYEDAIQVANDTNYGLGAGVWSRHVNLAYRAGRDIHAGRVWVNQYHNYPAHAAFGGYKESGIGRENHLMMLGHYQQTKNLLVSYSENAVGFF, encoded by the coding sequence ATGACCGTTTACGCCAATCCAGGAACCGAAGGCTCAATCGTCAACTTCCGGGACCGCTACGACAATTTCATCGGTGGACAGTGGGTCCCGCCGGTGGATGGCGAGTACTTGGACAACATCACCCCGGTGACGGGCGAGGTCTTTTGTCAGGTGGCGCGCGGCAAAGCGGCTGACATCGAGTTGGCCCTCGACGCTGCACACAAGGCGGCTCCCGGGTGGGGCAAGACCTCCCCGGCCGAGCGCGCCCTAGTCTTGCACCGCATCGCCGACCGCATCGAGGAGCACCTTGAGGAGATCGCCGTCGCCGAGACTTGGGAGAACGGCAAGGCCGTCCGCGAGACTCTCGCTGCCGATATCCCGCTCGCTGTCGATCACTTCCGCTACTTCGCCGGTGCCACCCGCGCGCAGGAGGGTCGCCTCTCGCAGATCGATGAGAACACTGTGGCCTACCACTTCCATGAGCCGCTCGGTGTCGTTGGGCAAATTATCCCTTGGAACTTCCCCATCCTCATGGCGACCTGGAAGATTGCTCCGGCCCTGGCTGCGGGCAATGCCATCGTCCTCAAGCCTGCGGAGCAGACTCCGGCTTCCCTGCTTTACGTGATCGACATCATCGCCGACCTCCTGCCTGACGGCGTACTTAACATCGTCAACGGCCTCGGCGAAGAAGCTGGCGTGGCCCTGACCGCCTCGGACCGCATTTCCAAGATCGCCTTCACCGGCTCCACCGCCGTGGGCAAGATCATCAACAAGTCCGTCGCGGAGCGCATCATCCCCGTCACCCTGGAACTAGGTGGCAAGTCCCCGTCGATCTTCTTCCCCGACATCATGGAGAAGGACGACGCCTTCCTAAACAAGTGCGTCGAGGGCTTCGCCATGTTCGCCCTCAACCAGGGCGAAGTCTGCACCTGCCCGTCCCGCGCCCTCGTCCACGAGTCCATCGCCGACCAGTTCCTCGAGCTCGGCGTTGAGCGCGTGAAGAAGATCAAGATCGGCAACCCCTTGGACACCGAAACCATGATGGGCGCTCAGGCTTCCCAGGAGCAGATGGACAAGATCACCGAGTACCTCGACATCGGACCTGCTGAGGGTGCTCAAACCCTCACCGGCGGCCACGTTAACAAACTCGATGGCCTGGAGAACGGCTACTACATTGAGCCGACCGTGTTCAAGGGCGACAACACCATGCGGATCTTCCGCGAGGAGATCTTTGGCCCCGTCCTCTCCGTCGCCACTTTCAAGGATTACGAGGATGCTATCCAGGTGGCCAACGACACCAACTACGGCCTCGGTGCCGGTGTCTGGTCCCGCCACGTCAACCTCGCCTACCGCGCCGGCCGCGACATCCACGCTGGCCGCGTCTGGGTGAACCAGTACCACAACTACCCAGCTCACGCCGCATTCGGTGGCTACAAGGAGTCTGGTATTGGCCGCGAGAATCACCTCATGATGCTTGGTCACTACCAGCAGACCAAGAACCTTCTCGTGTCCTACTCGGAGAATGCCGTCGGCTTCTTCTAA
- a CDS encoding ABC transporter ATP-binding protein: MIEFDAVTKAYPGSPAPAVEGFSHRVVAGSITVFVGPSGCGKTTLLRMVNRMVSPDSGRILVRGEDIAGVDPVTLRRSIGYVMQHSGLLPHRTALDNVAAVARLNGATKSQARTRAAEMLELVGLDPDLGSRYPAELSGGQAQRVGVARGLVSSPDILLMDEPFGAVDPVVRRGLQEEILALKETMQTTILMVTHDIDEAFLLGDEVVLLGERAEVHQVGVAEDFLLRPASDYVRDFVGADSRALSVEVRDGRDVVVDKHGRVKGILQ, encoded by the coding sequence ATGATCGAGTTCGACGCCGTGACCAAGGCCTACCCGGGTTCTCCTGCACCGGCCGTCGAGGGCTTTTCCCACCGCGTGGTCGCCGGGTCGATCACCGTCTTTGTTGGCCCTTCGGGATGCGGCAAGACGACGCTGCTGCGCATGGTCAACCGAATGGTATCCCCCGACTCGGGGCGGATCTTGGTCCGTGGTGAGGACATCGCGGGGGTTGATCCGGTGACGTTGCGGCGCTCTATCGGCTACGTCATGCAGCACTCCGGCCTGCTGCCGCATCGCACCGCCCTGGACAACGTCGCCGCTGTTGCCCGCCTCAATGGTGCGACAAAATCCCAGGCGAGGACGCGAGCGGCCGAGATGCTCGAGCTCGTCGGCCTCGATCCCGACCTGGGATCGCGCTATCCCGCAGAGCTCTCCGGCGGACAGGCCCAGCGGGTCGGGGTCGCTCGCGGGCTGGTATCTTCCCCGGACATCTTGCTCATGGACGAGCCCTTCGGCGCCGTCGATCCAGTGGTTCGGCGGGGGTTGCAGGAGGAGATTCTCGCCCTCAAGGAAACGATGCAAACGACGATCCTCATGGTCACCCACGACATCGACGAGGCATTCCTGCTTGGCGACGAAGTGGTCTTGCTCGGCGAGCGCGCGGAGGTTCACCAAGTCGGCGTCGCCGAGGACTTTCTCCTGCGCCCGGCCTCCGACTACGTCCGGGACTTCGTGGGTGCCGATTCCCGCGCATTGTCGGTGGAGGTGCGCGACGGCCGCGACGTCGTCGTCGATAAGCATGGCCGCGTCAAAGGCATCCTGCAATGA
- a CDS encoding FAD-binding oxidoreductase, whose product METLESVGEILRARSDEFRDAVQQRFYQDVLEARQVFPISLRDTHRDLAGAVAWVMERTPRTGALPPELLDKLRHLGRDHRRHGFPAEIYPAFATALQHGLRVMEVPEVDAASRAVELVCSVMAAAAQEADREGIAPVFSAEVQGVQRRSRRISVVRLEAGLPVDYRPGQYLPVTTSYLPGVWRTLSPALPSNDFGQLEFHVRTVEGSHVSQLLATPKPGDYWNFGAPGGDLSIDGERDVLMIAHGTGLAPLRAILFDMLDWPPERHRPRVHLFVAAEYPGELYDLMGLWNLAMVTSWLSVVPVVEHDTDPWWVGIPGDTPEVPRGLHLRVSGQVGEVVASYGAWADRQVLVVGEAARVHRTVAALIAGETPPENIQTQAWEIADQWPRLEDG is encoded by the coding sequence ATGGAAACCCTCGAATCTGTCGGTGAGATTTTGCGCGCCCGAAGTGACGAGTTTCGCGATGCCGTTCAGCAGCGCTTCTACCAGGATGTTCTAGAGGCCCGGCAAGTGTTTCCCATCTCCTTGCGCGATACCCACCGGGATTTGGCCGGTGCGGTGGCATGGGTGATGGAACGCACCCCACGCACCGGCGCCCTGCCGCCGGAGCTCCTGGACAAGCTCCGTCACCTGGGCCGCGATCACCGACGGCACGGCTTCCCCGCCGAGATCTATCCCGCTTTTGCCACCGCCCTGCAGCACGGATTGCGCGTGATGGAGGTCCCGGAGGTCGACGCCGCGAGCCGGGCCGTGGAGCTGGTCTGCTCCGTCATGGCGGCGGCCGCGCAGGAGGCGGATCGGGAGGGGATCGCGCCGGTGTTTTCCGCCGAGGTCCAGGGCGTGCAGCGTCGTAGTCGCCGCATCAGCGTCGTGCGCCTGGAGGCCGGACTGCCGGTGGATTACCGCCCCGGCCAGTACCTGCCAGTGACCACGTCTTATCTGCCGGGCGTGTGGCGTACCCTCTCCCCCGCCCTGCCCAGCAACGACTTCGGGCAGCTGGAGTTCCACGTCCGCACGGTGGAGGGCAGCCACGTCTCCCAGCTTCTGGCCACGCCGAAGCCGGGCGATTATTGGAACTTCGGCGCGCCGGGCGGCGACTTGAGCATCGACGGTGAGCGAGATGTGTTGATGATCGCGCATGGCACCGGCCTCGCTCCCCTGCGCGCCATTCTTTTTGACATGCTCGATTGGCCGCCCGAGCGCCACCGCCCCCGCGTTCATCTGTTCGTGGCCGCGGAGTACCCGGGCGAGCTCTATGACCTCATGGGATTGTGGAATCTCGCGATGGTGACGTCGTGGCTGTCGGTGGTTCCCGTCGTGGAACATGACACCGATCCGTGGTGGGTGGGCATCCCGGGCGATACCCCCGAGGTCCCCCGCGGCCTCCACCTTCGGGTTTCGGGCCAGGTTGGCGAGGTCGTCGCTTCCTATGGTGCGTGGGCGGATCGCCAGGTGCTCGTGGTGGGCGAGGCCGCCAGGGTCCACCGCACCGTCGCCGCCCTCATCGCCGGCGAGACCCCGCCTGAGAACATCCAGACGCAGGCGTGGGAAATCGCGGACCAGTGGCCTCGCCTAGAGGATGGGTAG
- a CDS encoding VOC family protein: MTLRLGFIGIVTSNMAASLDFYRALGVEIAADQDGAPHVDAQLADGTALAWDTVDTIRTFDPNYVPPTGGHRIALAFKKDSPAEVDAAYQTMVNAGFSGHVAPWDAFWGQRYATLLDPDGNSVDLFATQEP; this comes from the coding sequence ATGACACTACGACTGGGATTCATCGGAATTGTGACGTCAAATATGGCTGCTTCATTGGACTTCTATCGGGCGCTCGGGGTGGAGATCGCCGCCGATCAGGATGGCGCTCCGCATGTTGATGCGCAGTTGGCCGACGGAACTGCGCTGGCGTGGGATACCGTGGATACGATCCGGACCTTCGATCCGAATTATGTTCCGCCGACGGGTGGCCACCGCATTGCGCTGGCGTTTAAGAAGGACTCCCCGGCCGAGGTGGATGCGGCATATCAGACGATGGTGAATGCCGGATTCTCGGGCCACGTCGCTCCGTGGGATGCGTTTTGGGGGCAGCGCTATGCCACCCTGTTGGACCCGGATGGCAACTCCGTCGACCTCTTCGCGACACAGGAGCCTTAG
- a CDS encoding ABC transporter permease, with amino-acid sequence MISYLTDPANFSLIASRTVDHLAYTALAVGLALVIALPLGLWVGHTGRAANAVVGVAGALRALPSLGLLTWLTVQLSFGVSLPLIPATIVLVILAVPPLLAGIVTGLQAIPRPVVDSARASGFSERQILTGVELPLAAATMMGGLRSCVVQVLATATVVAYIGLSGLGRFLIDGLALRDYPQMLAGALLVTVLALIVDVVLASLQRSLQPQGRVT; translated from the coding sequence ATGATTTCCTACCTCACTGATCCCGCCAACTTCTCCCTCATTGCCTCCCGCACCGTCGACCACCTGGCGTATACCGCGTTGGCCGTGGGACTAGCCCTCGTCATCGCTTTGCCCCTCGGGCTCTGGGTGGGACACACCGGCCGCGCCGCGAACGCCGTCGTCGGGGTCGCCGGGGCTTTGCGAGCCCTCCCGTCCCTCGGCCTGCTCACCTGGCTCACCGTGCAACTGAGCTTCGGCGTAAGCCTTCCATTAATCCCCGCCACCATCGTGCTCGTGATCCTGGCGGTCCCGCCCCTGCTCGCTGGGATTGTCACCGGGCTCCAGGCAATTCCCCGCCCTGTAGTCGACTCCGCGCGAGCCTCCGGGTTCAGCGAGAGACAGATCCTCACCGGCGTGGAACTCCCCCTCGCCGCCGCCACGATGATGGGCGGCCTCCGCTCCTGCGTCGTCCAAGTCCTAGCCACGGCGACAGTTGTTGCCTACATTGGTTTATCGGGACTCGGTCGCTTTCTTATTGACGGACTTGCACTACGCGATTACCCGCAGATGCTCGCCGGAGCACTCCTGGTGACGGTCCTAGCGCTCATCGTCGATGTGGTTCTCGCCTCGCTGCAACGATCACTTCAACCTCAAGGACGTGTGACATGA